The following coding sequences are from one Elusimicrobium minutum Pei191 window:
- a CDS encoding TolC family protein: protein MKIIKQCGAAVFILTAVFSYAKDYTFENALNRTLAIDENILAVQKDVYRAAAENRAAAGLYFPKIGVQGKYTRINDPIGIDLNSIRDAIQPLYPPSVILPDFYTQVQDDNFFKAQAVASMPVFTGGKIRAANIAAKSSLEEAVAKLDGARDNVLVDVSTKYFRAMLAKKVVKVRREYMNSTREHADNSAKMFKAGTIAKVEKMSADLSYTQARRDFNSSLNDRELASVMLQSLLSESEPVNTVSDLFVCHKEDVDTLEYFKKLAFQNHYSLRILNSKKKAADANIKAQKSTFMPSVYLFGTRELHEHDLTILEPEYAYGVGFEWNIFEGFGGYNRSKAAKRQREMVDFLKEKQLKDIDTYVEHFHKKMLNAVYNYEAVREEIKFAKEFLRMRTLAYKAGTGTSLEVNMARTQLLKAELDSLSASYDFVVSLSNLLSLTGRTQDFAKYQGKCL from the coding sequence ATGAAAATAATTAAACAATGCGGGGCGGCGGTTTTTATTTTAACAGCCGTATTTTCTTATGCTAAAGACTATACATTTGAAAACGCTTTAAACCGCACTTTAGCGATTGATGAAAATATTTTAGCCGTTCAAAAAGACGTTTACCGCGCGGCGGCGGAAAACAGGGCCGCTGCGGGACTGTATTTTCCAAAAATAGGCGTACAGGGCAAATACACAAGGATAAATGACCCTATAGGCATAGATTTAAATTCTATAAGGGACGCTATACAGCCGCTTTATCCTCCGTCTGTTATTTTGCCTGATTTTTACACTCAGGTTCAAGACGATAATTTTTTTAAGGCGCAGGCTGTTGCGTCAATGCCGGTTTTTACGGGGGGTAAAATAAGGGCGGCTAATATAGCGGCGAAATCTTCTTTAGAAGAAGCCGTGGCCAAACTTGACGGCGCGCGCGATAATGTTTTGGTTGATGTAAGTACAAAATATTTCCGCGCCATGCTGGCTAAAAAAGTGGTAAAAGTAAGACGCGAATATATGAACAGCACAAGGGAGCACGCCGATAACAGCGCAAAAATGTTTAAAGCGGGTACTATAGCAAAGGTGGAAAAAATGTCGGCCGATCTTTCCTATACACAGGCCAGAAGGGATTTTAACTCCTCTTTAAACGACCGGGAACTCGCCTCAGTTATGCTGCAAAGCCTATTGTCTGAGAGTGAGCCCGTTAACACGGTTTCAGATTTATTTGTATGCCATAAAGAGGACGTTGATACTTTGGAATACTTTAAAAAACTGGCTTTTCAAAACCACTATTCTTTAAGAATTTTAAATTCTAAAAAGAAAGCGGCCGACGCCAATATAAAGGCGCAAAAATCCACGTTTATGCCTTCCGTTTATTTATTCGGAACGCGCGAACTGCATGAGCATGATTTAACTATTTTAGAACCGGAATACGCTTACGGCGTAGGTTTTGAATGGAATATTTTTGAAGGTTTTGGCGGATACAACAGAAGCAAAGCCGCAAAACGCCAAAGGGAAATGGTTGATTTCTTAAAAGAAAAACAGTTAAAAGACATTGATACTTACGTAGAACATTTTCATAAAAAAATGTTAAACGCCGTTTATAATTATGAGGCTGTGCGTGAGGAAATTAAATTTGCCAAAGAATTTTTAAGAATGAGAACTTTGGCTTACAAAGCGGGTACGGGAACCTCTTTAGAAGTAAATATGGCAAGAACCCAGCTTTTAAAAGCGGAGTTGGACAGTTTGTCCGCTTCATACGATTTTGTCGTGTCGCTTTCAAACCTGCTCAGCTTAACCGGGCGGACACAGGACTTTGCCAAATACCAGGGCAAATGTCTTTAA
- a CDS encoding GMP reductase, with the protein MRIYDDIQLDYCDVLLRPKRSRLSSRSEVDIEREYDFKWCPLKIKGTGVMAANMSTTGTFEIAKIMQKYKLFTALHKHYTAEELIKFLKDNKKNFKTNGYIFISSGVSEEDYKKIQKVMKTKLINNICIDVANGYSPYLINYVKKVRAAYPKCLIMAGNVVTGDMTEDLLLNGADIVKVGIGPGSVCTTRKLTGVGRPQFSTVIECSDAAHGVGGMICADGGCTVAGDVCKSFCAGADFIMLGGMLAGHEESAGDVIKRVYITTEVEDTGDEQLKYVLKEKYFKKFYGMSSEYAQDLFYGGLKKYRASEGKLVEIPYRGEIEKTILAILGGVRSAMTYVGAKRIKDMPKCATFYRVNRQLNTVFGNE; encoded by the coding sequence ATGAGAATTTACGATGATATACAGTTAGACTATTGCGATGTTTTATTAAGGCCCAAACGCTCGCGTTTATCTTCCCGCTCGGAAGTGGATATTGAAAGAGAATATGATTTTAAATGGTGCCCTTTAAAAATAAAAGGAACGGGCGTAATGGCGGCCAACATGTCTACTACAGGCACATTTGAAATAGCCAAAATAATGCAAAAGTATAAATTATTTACCGCGCTTCACAAACATTACACGGCGGAAGAACTTATTAAATTTTTAAAAGATAATAAAAAGAATTTTAAAACCAACGGCTATATTTTTATAAGTTCGGGCGTGTCGGAAGAGGACTACAAAAAAATACAAAAAGTAATGAAAACAAAACTTATAAATAATATATGTATTGACGTGGCAAACGGCTATTCACCCTACCTTATAAATTATGTTAAAAAAGTGCGCGCGGCTTACCCCAAATGCTTAATAATGGCCGGCAACGTAGTTACCGGCGACATGACGGAAGACCTTCTTCTTAACGGGGCGGATATTGTTAAGGTTGGTATAGGCCCCGGCTCCGTATGCACAACGCGCAAATTAACGGGCGTGGGCAGGCCGCAGTTTTCAACGGTTATAGAATGTTCGGACGCTGCGCACGGCGTTGGCGGTATGATATGCGCCGACGGCGGCTGCACCGTAGCGGGCGATGTATGCAAAAGTTTTTGCGCGGGGGCGGATTTTATTATGTTAGGCGGCATGCTTGCCGGGCATGAGGAAAGCGCGGGCGACGTTATTAAAAGAGTATATATTACCACCGAAGTTGAAGACACGGGCGACGAACAGCTTAAATATGTTTTAAAAGAAAAATATTTTAAAAAATTTTACGGCATGAGCTCGGAATACGCGCAGGATTTATTTTACGGCGGGCTTAAAAAATACAGGGCAAGCGAAGGCAAACTTGTTGAAATCCCCTACCGCGGCGAAATAGAAAAAACTATTTTAGCTATCTTGGGCGGGGTAAGAAGCGCAATGACTTATGTTGGCGCTAAACGAATAAAAGACATGCCTAAATGCGCCACATTCTACCGTGTAAACAGGCAGTTAAACACGGTTTTCGGCAACGAATAA
- a CDS encoding type IV pilin protein: MKKGFTLIELLVVVLIIGILAAIALPQYQNSVLKSRFAQAYIMVKAMGDAQERFFLQSGAYAEKFEELDIDISGTITSCGDADEGSECKQNNNFIYRLRGPSSGMVQARMAVGNKSIATLEYYPNRQERNCIVRSSSEQGHKLCKSLGGKQWPSNTEYYTL, encoded by the coding sequence ATGAAAAAAGGATTTACCCTTATAGAACTGCTTGTAGTTGTTCTTATAATAGGTATATTGGCCGCAATTGCTTTGCCGCAATACCAAAACTCCGTTTTAAAAAGCCGTTTTGCGCAAGCCTATATTATGGTTAAAGCAATGGGCGACGCGCAGGAAAGGTTTTTTTTACAGAGCGGCGCTTATGCGGAAAAGTTTGAGGAGCTTGATATTGACATATCCGGTACGATAACATCTTGCGGGGATGCGGACGAAGGGTCAGAATGTAAACAAAACAATAATTTTATTTACCGTTTACGCGGGCCTTCAAGCGGTATGGTTCAGGCAAGGATGGCTGTGGGAAACAAATCCATAGCCACGCTTGAATATTACCCAAACAGACAGGAAAGAAATTGCATTGTACGCAGCAGCAGCGAACAAGGTCATAAACTGTGTAAATCCTTAGGCGGAAAACAATGGCCGTCAAATACGGAATATTATACGCTTTAA
- the dapF gene encoding diaminopimelate epimerase, with protein MEFVKYQGLGNDFILIDCVKIKIDGLNALGKKLCDRHFGIGADGLIAVFPSASADYKIRIINSDGTEPEMCGNGIRCAMRFVFDYIKPQRKLTFETLAGPIKTELLAENLVKVDMGAPKLTAAQIPLNISDSDGRAVDIPVKLEGGKIKGTGVSMGNPHFVIFVEDIKKTDVAKTGKEVENNTAFPQKTNVEFVQVITPSRLCMKVWERGVGITLACGTGACASLVAGVLNNKTERLALVELDGGQLTVEWPDDGASVFMTGPATEVFSGVFKE; from the coding sequence ATGGAATTTGTTAAATACCAGGGTTTGGGCAACGATTTTATTCTTATTGACTGTGTTAAAATTAAAATTGACGGTTTAAACGCGCTTGGAAAAAAACTGTGCGACAGGCATTTCGGAATAGGGGCTGACGGGCTTATAGCCGTGTTTCCTTCCGCTTCGGCAGATTATAAAATAAGAATTATTAACTCTGACGGGACCGAGCCTGAAATGTGCGGCAACGGCATACGCTGCGCCATGCGTTTTGTTTTTGATTATATTAAACCTCAGCGTAAGCTTACCTTTGAAACGCTTGCCGGGCCGATAAAAACAGAACTTCTGGCAGAAAATCTTGTTAAAGTTGATATGGGCGCGCCAAAGCTTACCGCTGCGCAAATACCTTTAAATATAAGTGATTCAGATGGCAGAGCGGTAGATATCCCTGTTAAGCTTGAAGGTGGGAAAATAAAAGGCACCGGCGTATCCATGGGCAACCCCCATTTTGTTATTTTTGTTGAGGATATAAAGAAAACCGATGTCGCCAAAACAGGTAAAGAGGTTGAGAACAACACCGCTTTCCCGCAAAAAACGAATGTTGAGTTTGTGCAGGTTATTACGCCTTCGCGCCTTTGTATGAAAGTTTGGGAGCGCGGTGTAGGCATTACTTTAGCCTGCGGCACGGGCGCCTGCGCCAGCTTGGTTGCCGGTGTTTTAAATAATAAAACGGAAAGGCTTGCCTTAGTAGAACTTGACGGCGGGCAGCTTACCGTTGAATGGCCCGATGACGGAGCCTCTGTTTTTATGACAGGCCCGGCGACGGAAGTTTTTAGCGGGGTTTTTAAAGAATAA
- a CDS encoding thymidine kinase: MQMYTYTKKQGRIEVICGCMFSGKSEELINRLRKAKIAKQKIQVFNSSLDKRYACNAIASHNKTKLESEHVNTASEILKLVKPSTTVVAVDEGNFFDKTLVDVCETLAQKGKRVIVSGVDLDYTGKPFEAMALLMAKAEFVTKNLAVCTKCGSPASRTQRIAKAKSRILVGAQGVYEARCRKCFKPGK; the protein is encoded by the coding sequence ATCCAAATGTACACTTACACAAAAAAACAAGGACGTATTGAGGTTATTTGCGGATGCATGTTCTCAGGCAAAAGCGAGGAGCTTATTAACCGCCTTAGAAAAGCTAAAATAGCCAAACAAAAAATACAGGTTTTTAACTCATCTTTAGACAAAAGGTACGCTTGTAACGCCATAGCAAGCCATAATAAAACTAAGCTTGAAAGCGAGCATGTAAACACCGCGTCCGAAATTTTAAAACTTGTAAAACCTTCCACAACCGTAGTAGCGGTTGACGAAGGCAATTTTTTTGATAAAACGCTTGTTGACGTATGCGAAACTCTTGCCCAAAAAGGTAAAAGGGTTATAGTTTCGGGCGTTGATTTGGACTATACGGGCAAACCTTTTGAGGCCATGGCCTTACTTATGGCCAAGGCGGAGTTTGTTACAAAAAACCTTGCCGTCTGCACCAAGTGCGGCAGCCCCGCCAGCAGAACGCAAAGGATAGCAAAGGCCAAAAGCCGAATACTTGTGGGCGCTCAGGGTGTTTATGAAGCCAGGTGCCGCAAATGTTTTAAACCCGGCAAATAA
- a CDS encoding MarR family winged helix-turn-helix transcriptional regulator — protein MLTKEQLKYIKKFSVINSAQEPDVVMFHVLALLYTRIERIINNYLKSYGLSSAQFNILMVLKSYGGANSVNQVEISKKMLVSQCNITRLIDKLYKDKLVTKKEDKKDRRNKLIKLTAKGESLCSLLWPKYRALILALSKNVPMAAKGNISQGLMKWLYCLEKGDENN, from the coding sequence ATGCTTACAAAAGAGCAGTTAAAATATATAAAAAAATTTAGCGTTATAAACTCCGCGCAGGAGCCGGATGTCGTGATGTTTCATGTCTTGGCTCTTTTATATACCAGAATAGAAAGGATTATAAATAACTATTTAAAAAGTTACGGCCTTTCAAGCGCGCAGTTTAACATTTTGATGGTTCTAAAATCTTATGGCGGGGCAAACAGCGTGAACCAGGTTGAAATAAGTAAAAAAATGCTTGTAAGCCAGTGCAATATCACAAGATTAATAGATAAACTTTATAAAGATAAACTTGTTACCAAAAAAGAAGATAAAAAAGACAGACGCAACAAGCTTATAAAACTTACCGCTAAAGGAGAAAGCCTTTGCTCTTTATTATGGCCCAAGTACAGGGCGCTTATTTTAGCACTTTCCAAAAATGTGCCTATGGCGGCAAAAGGTAATATTTCTCAGGGACTTATGAAATGGCTTTATTGTTTGGAGAAAGGTGATGAAAATAATTAA
- a CDS encoding HlyD family secretion protein codes for MLKFKSARKIIIGSLIVFTLIILFFIFKPKYLILQGEVVIRQISVAPKVTGRIEEVFVTEGDFVKQGTVLAKIDSPEIMAKSEQALAASRMAEAQYKKAQTGTREEDKTAAYSLWQKTLVAEDLAKKTYDRVNELYLGGVVSAQKNDEAQAQYNAAKSDTEAAKARYDMAITGTRVEDKTAARAAKDQSLGAVAEIKSYVGETTLVAPIDGEISSVVVERGELVSAGFAIITMLNLDDVWLTFNMREDLLKNIKMDQVIEVRIPALGSHKYKFKVSYISKMGDFAVWSATKTSGDFDLKTFEVRLRPDEKIEGLRQGMTALFKVRK; via the coding sequence ATGTTGAAGTTTAAATCTGCCAGGAAAATAATAATAGGGTCATTAATAGTTTTTACGCTTATAATTTTGTTTTTTATATTTAAGCCTAAATATCTTATTTTACAGGGCGAAGTTGTTATAAGGCAAATAAGCGTAGCCCCGAAAGTAACGGGCCGTATTGAGGAAGTTTTTGTAACGGAAGGGGACTTTGTTAAGCAGGGAACCGTGCTTGCTAAAATAGATTCACCTGAGATTATGGCCAAGTCAGAACAGGCTTTGGCCGCTTCCCGCATGGCGGAAGCGCAGTATAAAAAAGCGCAAACGGGTACCAGGGAAGAGGACAAAACTGCCGCTTACAGCCTTTGGCAAAAAACTTTAGTGGCGGAAGACCTTGCTAAAAAAACCTATGATAGAGTTAACGAGTTATATTTAGGCGGCGTGGTTTCCGCCCAAAAAAATGACGAGGCCCAAGCGCAGTATAACGCCGCCAAAAGCGACACTGAAGCCGCCAAAGCCCGTTATGATATGGCTATAACGGGAACCAGGGTTGAAGATAAAACGGCCGCCCGTGCCGCTAAAGACCAGTCTTTAGGCGCTGTAGCCGAAATAAAAAGTTACGTGGGGGAAACAACTTTAGTAGCTCCTATAGACGGGGAAATAAGCAGCGTTGTGGTTGAACGGGGCGAACTTGTGTCAGCGGGGTTCGCTATTATAACAATGCTCAACCTTGATGACGTTTGGCTTACTTTTAATATGCGTGAAGATCTTTTAAAAAATATAAAGATGGACCAGGTAATAGAAGTGCGAATCCCCGCGCTGGGCAGCCATAAATATAAATTTAAAGTTTCCTATATATCTAAAATGGGTGATTTCGCTGTATGGAGCGCTACAAAAACCAGCGGTGATTTTGACTTAAAAACTTTTGAGGTGCGTCTGAGACCAGATGAAAAAATTGAAGGCCTACGCCAGGGTATGACCGCCTTATTTAAAGTAAGAAAATAA
- a CDS encoding ABC transporter permease, translating to MHYKIWYIIKREIQFVFKKKKLVAFYCLAYPLIILGIITTIFSNAVIRRIPIAVNDNSKTAQSKELIRNFDASPFLRVAYYTDNLTRAKDLMQRGKIFAVINIDADFQKDLLKNKSGSVTAYISNQYLLVGGVASKGIIGAVDDFSLKYRTQVLSAMGAPSYLDEAFTTPIGVTESILYNPQSNYIYFLVLGLVPALLQLFVSLTLVYSLLTELKTGSARQIGSLVNKHPFRVINAKMAVYIVLYIAQAALMLSVLFIFFKIPLRGSVIMIILGGAAFTFFCSSIGVLISGLTKSLRMGLSMAGIYSAPAFAYFGVTFPLEAMPLLARMWAFFLPGTHFNRILINEAIRGSGTSGSINAVLIMLGLGAVFFFVGSKLFARWTVDESSWGAS from the coding sequence ATGCATTATAAAATATGGTACATAATAAAGCGTGAAATCCAATTTGTTTTTAAGAAAAAGAAATTGGTGGCTTTTTATTGCCTGGCGTACCCGCTTATAATTCTTGGCATAATAACGACAATCTTCTCAAACGCGGTAATACGCCGTATTCCTATAGCCGTTAACGACAACAGCAAAACCGCGCAATCCAAAGAACTTATACGCAATTTTGACGCAAGTCCGTTTTTGCGTGTCGCTTATTACACGGATAATCTTACCCGGGCTAAAGATTTAATGCAGAGAGGTAAAATTTTTGCCGTTATTAATATTGACGCGGACTTCCAAAAAGATCTTTTAAAAAACAAAAGCGGTTCCGTAACGGCATATATAAGCAACCAGTACCTGCTTGTGGGAGGGGTTGCCTCTAAGGGGATAATAGGCGCGGTTGACGATTTTTCCTTAAAATACAGAACCCAGGTTTTATCTGCCATGGGAGCGCCTTCTTATTTAGACGAGGCTTTTACAACGCCTATAGGAGTAACCGAAAGCATTTTATATAACCCGCAAAGCAACTATATATATTTTCTTGTTTTGGGGCTTGTGCCGGCTCTTTTACAGTTATTTGTATCGCTTACTTTGGTTTACTCTCTTCTAACGGAACTTAAAACAGGCAGCGCCAGGCAGATAGGCAGCCTTGTAAACAAACATCCTTTTCGTGTAATCAACGCCAAAATGGCGGTTTATATAGTTTTATATATCGCGCAGGCAGCTTTAATGCTTTCTGTTTTATTTATATTTTTTAAAATACCTTTAAGAGGCAGCGTTATTATGATAATTTTAGGCGGCGCGGCTTTTACTTTTTTCTGCTCTTCCATAGGGGTTTTGATATCCGGCCTTACAAAAAGTTTAAGAATGGGGCTTAGCATGGCGGGAATATATTCTGCGCCCGCTTTTGCTTATTTCGGGGTTACCTTCCCGCTTGAAGCTATGCCGCTTCTTGCCAGGATGTGGGCTTTTTTTCTGCCGGGTACGCATTTTAACAGAATTCTAATTAACGAAGCTATAAGAGGTTCTGGCACTTCAGGCAGCATTAACGCCGTGCTTATAATGCTTGGCCTGGGCGCTGTTTTCTTTTTTGTAGGAAGCAAGCTTTTTGCCCGCTGGACGGTAGATGAATCTTCTTGGGGGGCATCATAA
- a CDS encoding LexA family protein — MKLHKNQQKLLLLLQKHIAEPLSMEELAEEMDISSKSVVHHHIKQLEKKGYLIRNTTNPHYYQIKNPEEKVVYLPMYGMAKCGPEGTILDGTPTRIVPVDPGMVQFPIKKGFMVEAKGSSMEDLIHAKDWLIVEQSNTPKVNDIVVCVNNEETMVKRFCTEGDSIILISDNRKFIPIIADKGSFKVEGIVRSVIKRGIGEA, encoded by the coding sequence ATGAAATTGCATAAAAACCAACAAAAACTTTTACTTTTACTGCAAAAACATATAGCGGAACCGCTTTCTATGGAAGAGCTTGCGGAGGAAATGGATATATCAAGCAAAAGCGTGGTTCACCATCACATAAAACAGCTTGAAAAAAAAGGTTATTTAATAAGAAACACAACCAATCCCCACTATTACCAAATTAAAAACCCTGAGGAAAAGGTTGTCTATCTTCCCATGTACGGCATGGCAAAATGCGGGCCGGAAGGCACTATTTTAGACGGCACGCCTACACGCATTGTACCTGTTGACCCGGGTATGGTGCAATTTCCCATTAAAAAAGGTTTTATGGTTGAAGCAAAAGGCTCCTCTATGGAGGATTTAATTCACGCTAAGGACTGGCTTATTGTTGAACAGTCTAACACACCAAAGGTCAATGATATCGTTGTCTGCGTTAATAATGAGGAAACAATGGTAAAAAGATTTTGCACCGAAGGAGACAGCATTATTTTAATTTCGGACAACCGTAAATTTATTCCCATAATAGCGGATAAAGGCTCTTTTAAAGTTGAGGGCATTGTAAGAAGCGTTATTAAAAGAGGAATAGGCGAAGCGTAA
- a CDS encoding LL-diaminopimelate aminotransferase yields the protein MTKLNENYLKLQSSYLFSTIAKKVAAYKQENPSAEIIRLGIGDVTLPLPSAVIEAMHKAVDEMAVSSSFKGYGPDYGYDFLRQKIVETDYLARGVQITEDEVFISDGAKSDVGNFQEIFDAKASVAITDPVYPVYLDTNVMAGRTGAFKKGKYSKIVYLPCTAKNNFIPLLPKKHVDLIYICSPNNPTGTCLNKEELSKWVEYALNNKSVILFDSAYEAFISEPDIPHSIFEIPGAEKVAVEFRSFSKTAGFTGTRCAYTVVPKALKVFDKEGGEHSLNSLWGRRQSTKFNGVPYIVQKGAEAVYSPEGQKQIKENIAYYMENAKIIREGLRSLGLKIFGGVNAPYIWIKLPKGVTSWDFFGKLLKEANVVGTPGAGFGPCGEGCFRLTAFGSRENTIKAVERIKQLKL from the coding sequence ATGACAAAACTTAATGAAAACTATTTAAAATTACAAAGCAGCTATCTTTTTTCAACTATAGCTAAAAAAGTGGCTGCTTACAAACAGGAAAATCCTTCGGCGGAAATTATACGTTTAGGTATCGGCGACGTTACTCTGCCATTGCCTTCGGCAGTTATAGAAGCCATGCACAAAGCGGTTGACGAAATGGCGGTTTCCTCAAGTTTTAAAGGCTACGGGCCTGATTACGGATATGATTTTTTAAGGCAAAAAATTGTTGAAACCGATTATTTGGCAAGAGGCGTACAAATTACCGAAGATGAGGTTTTTATAAGCGACGGCGCTAAGAGCGACGTGGGTAACTTTCAGGAAATTTTTGACGCCAAAGCGTCCGTTGCTATTACGGACCCGGTGTACCCGGTGTATCTTGACACAAATGTTATGGCTGGCAGAACGGGCGCTTTTAAAAAAGGTAAATACAGTAAAATAGTTTATTTGCCCTGTACGGCAAAAAATAATTTTATTCCTTTATTGCCTAAAAAACATGTTGATTTAATTTATATTTGCTCCCCAAATAACCCGACGGGCACCTGCTTAAACAAAGAAGAACTTTCCAAATGGGTTGAGTACGCGTTAAACAATAAATCCGTTATTTTATTTGACTCCGCTTACGAGGCTTTTATAAGCGAGCCTGACATTCCGCATTCAATTTTTGAAATCCCCGGGGCGGAAAAAGTAGCCGTTGAGTTCCGCTCATTCTCAAAAACCGCGGGGTTTACAGGTACAAGATGCGCTTATACTGTTGTTCCCAAAGCGCTCAAGGTATTTGATAAAGAGGGGGGAGAACATTCTTTAAACTCTTTATGGGGCCGCAGGCAGTCAACAAAATTTAACGGCGTTCCTTATATAGTGCAAAAAGGGGCGGAGGCCGTCTATTCCCCGGAAGGGCAAAAGCAGATTAAAGAAAATATAGCCTATTATATGGAAAACGCCAAAATTATACGTGAAGGTTTGCGTTCTTTAGGTTTAAAAATATTTGGCGGCGTTAACGCGCCTTATATTTGGATTAAACTTCCTAAAGGGGTAACCTCGTGGGATTTCTTTGGCAAACTGCTTAAAGAAGCAAACGTGGTAGGCACTCCGGGCGCGGGCTTTGGCCCTTGCGGCGAAGGCTGCTTTAGGCTTACGGCATTTGGCAGCAGGGAAAATACAATTAAGGCCGTTGAAAGAATTAAACAGTTAAAATTATAA
- a CDS encoding protease inhibitor I42 family protein has protein sequence MKKAVLLMIVSLSVFCAGCASKQVVSARSGTSLEVSLESNPSSGYDLEVSEPEALKKVIFVNSLFLPADPMDLSKGGTETFLFNVKNAETGQETVKFVKVKNIKGKKKIKSGPVVIIDIK, from the coding sequence ATGAAAAAAGCAGTATTATTAATGATTGTGTCTTTGTCTGTATTTTGCGCGGGTTGTGCAAGCAAACAAGTTGTTTCTGCCAGATCAGGGACTTCTTTAGAAGTGTCTTTAGAATCTAATCCCTCTTCAGGCTATGACCTTGAAGTGTCAGAGCCGGAAGCATTAAAAAAAGTTATTTTTGTTAATAGCCTTTTCTTGCCTGCCGACCCTATGGATCTTAGCAAAGGCGGCACGGAAACATTTTTATTTAACGTAAAAAATGCCGAAACCGGACAGGAAACGGTAAAATTCGTAAAAGTTAAAAACATTAAAGGCAAAAAGAAAATAAAATCAGGTCCCGTAGTTATAATAGATATTAAATAA
- a CDS encoding thioredoxin family protein: MKKTLNDENFKQVTSTHEKPFMVEFFATWCPHCQRMAPIIDELAVDFEGKADIFVIDVDIAEKTIAEFKVSGTPTIVFFKENKPFKELVGEKPKQILVEILNEII; the protein is encoded by the coding sequence ATGAAAAAAACTCTAAATGATGAAAATTTTAAACAGGTCACCTCAACTCATGAAAAGCCTTTTATGGTTGAATTTTTTGCAACCTGGTGCCCGCACTGCCAGCGTATGGCGCCGATTATAGACGAACTTGCGGTTGATTTTGAAGGCAAGGCTGATATTTTTGTTATAGACGTTGATATAGCCGAAAAGACAATTGCAGAGTTTAAAGTTTCAGGCACGCCGACAATAGTGTTTTTTAAAGAAAACAAACCTTTTAAAGAACTTGTTGGGGAAAAGCCTAAGCAAATACTTGTTGAGATACTTAACGAAATTATTTAA
- a CDS encoding nitroreductase family protein: MSDFKEAVKKRRSIYTISSDTTIKDKEIQEILEFALMHVPSAFNSQSTRIALLLGEHHAKFWNIVKDTIKKMVPQDAFKKTEEKIDSCFACGYGTILFFEDQTVVKGLQEQFAAYAENFPKWSEHTAGMHQFTVWTMLEDAGLGATLQHYNPIIDEAVYKEWNIDRNWVLKAQMPFGLKKAEAEPKEFLPIEKRLKIFK, from the coding sequence ATGTCAGACTTTAAAGAAGCCGTTAAAAAAAGAAGAAGCATATACACAATAAGCTCCGACACAACTATTAAAGATAAAGAAATACAGGAAATTCTTGAATTCGCGCTTATGCACGTTCCTTCCGCATTTAATTCACAGTCAACAAGAATTGCTTTATTGCTGGGGGAGCATCACGCCAAATTTTGGAATATCGTAAAAGATACTATAAAAAAAATGGTGCCTCAGGACGCCTTCAAAAAAACAGAGGAAAAAATTGACTCCTGTTTTGCCTGCGGTTATGGCACAATATTATTTTTTGAGGACCAAACCGTTGTAAAAGGCCTGCAGGAACAGTTTGCCGCTTATGCGGAAAACTTTCCAAAATGGTCAGAACATACAGCGGGAATGCATCAGTTTACCGTATGGACTATGCTTGAAGACGCCGGCCTTGGAGCAACGTTACAGCACTATAATCCGATAATTGACGAAGCCGTTTATAAAGAATGGAATATAGACAGAAACTGGGTTTTAAAAGCGCAAATGCCTTTCGGTTTAAAAAAAGCCGAAGCTGAACCCAAAGAATTTTTACCCATAGAAAAAAGACTTAAGATCTTTAAATAA